From the Lathyrus oleraceus cultivar Zhongwan6 chromosome 4, CAAS_Psat_ZW6_1.0, whole genome shotgun sequence genome, one window contains:
- the LOC127137403 gene encoding uncharacterized protein LOC127137403, producing the protein MPISEAQMFNEPISPPSSTPSSPPYYTISSDSEPSDPQSPTLAQLQARALFTHNQPEPETNIPSPSEQPPTPPFEPHNETPSENPIIHNFKPPIETTPSTPTPTSPIPKPKPTFPTLEEAVTLFVESLVEKIRSLSENSSISDDPSIARLAREAEEKARREVEEKARLKEEQRAREAAEKVVAAAKAEAKEKANAEEEAHIAAEEAAKARNDALTRGEQSHSDFALLVLKTLEEL; encoded by the exons ATGCCCATATCTGAAGCCCAAATGTTCAATGAACCCATATCACCACCTTCCTCAACACCTTCATCCCCACCTTACTATACCATCTCCTCCGACTCTGAGCCATCTGACCCACAATCTCCCACTCTGGCTCAACTTCAGGCTCGTGCCCTCTTTACACACAACCAACCTGAACCAGAAACAAACATTCCATCACCCTCTGAACAACCACCAACACCTCCATTTGAACCTCACAACGAAACTCCCTCTGAAAACCCCATCATCCATAACTTTAAACCTCCCATTGAAACCACCCCCTCAACACCAACACCTACATCTCCTATCCCTAAACCAAAACCTACCTTTCCCACCCTGGAAGAAGCAGTAACCTTATTTGTTGAGTCTTTAGTGGAAAAGATTAGATCATTATCTGAAAACTCTAGTATCAGTGACGATCCCTCTATA GCACGTCTGGCCAGAGAGGCAGAAGAGAAGGCCAGAAGAGAAGTCGAAGAGAAGGCTCGTCTGAAAGAAGAACAAAGAGCaagagaagctgcagagaaggtTGTTGCTGCTGCTAAAGCTGAAGCAAAAGAAAAGGCTAATGCTGAAGAAGAAGCACACATAGCTGCAGAAGAAGCTGCTAAGGCAAGGAATGATGCTCTGACTCGGGGGGAGCAATCTCACTCTGACTTTGCTCTTCTAGTGTTGAAGACTTTGGAAGAGCTATAA